Proteins encoded in a region of the Pieris brassicae chromosome 3, ilPieBrab1.1, whole genome shotgun sequence genome:
- the LOC123707363 gene encoding D-2-hydroxyglutarate dehydrogenase, mitochondrial isoform X1, with product MIRSISDLVVINLCKINKVNYAKYSTSALPRLSSEKYNIKRKNYGAIEAPDINYFKSLLSNDRVLTEESDVLPFNIDWIKNCRGQSKVVLKPKTTEEVSQILSYCNDRKLAVCPQGGNTGLVGGSVPVFDEIILNLSSMNKIISLDEISGALVCEAGCILENLDNYVRDRNLVMPLDLGAKGSCHIGGNVSTNAGGLRLLRYGNLHGSILGIEAVKADGTVIDCLRTLKKDNTGYHLKHLFIGSEGTLGVVTKVAVHCPAVPKAVSLGYFGVNSFEDVLELYKSAKESLGEILSAFEMADNEAISSTVENCKVSNPLEDYPFYVLIETSGSDENHDDEKLNRFLSKEMESGKIVDGTITSEPAKMKNIWNIRESIPGAGLLDGYVFKYDISIPLKNYYDIVLLLRKRMGNKITRVYGYGHIGDGNIHINVSTPEYSKEICDMLEPYIFEEVAKVKGSISAEHGVGFRKPQFIHYSKDETALQLMRELKQCMDPNGILNPYKVLPDN from the exons ATGATTCGATCTATATCTGATCTGGttgttattaatttgtgtaaaattaacaaagtTAATTACGCTAAATACTCTACTAGTGCACTACCTCGCTTATCTTCG gaaaaatacaatattaaacgaAAGAATTACGGTGCTATCGAAGCACcagatataaattatttcaaatctttACTTAGTAATGATCGTGTTTTGACTGAGGAGTCTGACGTATTACCGTTCAACATTGATTGGATAAAAAATTGTCGAG GCCAGTCGAAAGTCGTACTAAAACCAAAAACAACAGAGGAAGTTTCACAAATTCTGTCTTACTGCAATGACAGGAAGTTAGCTGTGTGTCCCCAAGGCGGGAACACGGGCCTCGTGGGAGGCTCTGTGCCCgtttttgatgaaattattttaaatctcagCTCTATGAACAAAATCATAAGTTTAGATGAAATATCCg GTGCACTTGTATGTGAAGCCGGGTGTATCTTAGAGAATCTAGACAATTATGTTCGTGACCGCAATTTAGTAATGCCACTCGACCTTGGAGCCAAGGGGTCATGTCATATCGGGGGAAATGTGAGCACAAACGCTGGTGGCTTACGATTGTTGAGATATGGGAATCTACATGGTTCCATACTGGGAATCGAAGCT GTAAAAGCAGATGGTACAGTAATAGATTGTCTACGGACCCTGAAGAAAGATAACACGGGGTACCACTTGAAGCACCTATTCATAGGTTCTGAAGGCACTCTTGGTGTGGTCACGAAGGTAGCTGTTCACTGCCCAGCGGTACCTAAGGCCGTATCCCTTGGATACTTtg GTGTCAACTCCTTTGAAGATGTATTGGAGTTATATAAAAGCGCAAAGGAATCCCTTGGTGAGATATTGTCTGCGTTCGAAATGGCGGACAACGAGGCAATCAGTTCGACTGTGGAAAATTGTAAAGTTTC GAATCCTTTAGAAGATTACCCATTCTATGTGCTTATAGAAACAAGTGGTAGTGATGAAAATCATGATGACGAGAAATTGAATCGATTTTTATCTAAAGAAATGGAAAGCGGTAAAATTGTAGACGGGACTATTACTTCGGAACCCGCGAAAATGAAG AATATATGGAACATTAGAGAAAGCATACCTGGCGCGGGTTTACTTGATGGTTACGTGTTCAAATACGACATTTCTATCCCGCTAAAGAACTACTACGATATCGTGTTATTACTGCGCAAGCGCATGGGTAATAAGATCACGCGAGTGTACGGCTATGGGCACATTG GTGATGGCAACATTCATATAAATGTCTCAACTCCAGAATATTCAAAAGAAATCTGTGACATGCTGGAACCCTACATATTCGAGGAAGTAGCCAAGGTCAAGGGATCTATTAGTGCTGAACATGGTGTTGGTTTCCGTAAACCACAATTTATACATTACAGCAAAGATGAAACGGCATTGCAACTTATGAGGGAATTAAAGCAATGTATGGATCCTAATGGCATTCTTAACCCGTATAAGGTGTTGCCAGATAACTAA
- the LOC123707363 gene encoding D-2-hydroxyglutarate dehydrogenase, mitochondrial isoform X2 encodes MIRSISDLVVINLCKINKVNYAKYSTSALPRLSSEKYNIKRKNYGAIEAPDINYFKSLLSNDRVLTEESDVLPFNIDWIKNCRGQSKVVLKPKTTEEVSQILSYCNDRKLAVCPQGGNTGLVGGSVPVFDEIILNLSSMNKIISLDEISGALVCEAGCILENLDNYVRDRNLVMPLDLGAKGSCHIGGNVSTNAGGLRLLRYGNLHGSILGIEAVKADGTVIDCLRTLKKDNTGYHLKHLFIGSEGTLGVVTKVAVHCPAVPKAVSLGYFGVNSFEDVLELYKSAKESLGEILSAFEMADNEAISSTVENCKVSNPLEDYPFYVLIETSGSDENHDDEKLNRFLSKEMESGKIVDGTITSEPAKMKNIWNIRESIPGAGLLDGYVFKYDISIPLKNYYDIVLLLRKRMGNKITRVYGYGHIEYSKEICDMLEPYIFEEVAKVKGSISAEHGVGFRKPQFIHYSKDETALQLMRELKQCMDPNGILNPYKVLPDN; translated from the exons ATGATTCGATCTATATCTGATCTGGttgttattaatttgtgtaaaattaacaaagtTAATTACGCTAAATACTCTACTAGTGCACTACCTCGCTTATCTTCG gaaaaatacaatattaaacgaAAGAATTACGGTGCTATCGAAGCACcagatataaattatttcaaatctttACTTAGTAATGATCGTGTTTTGACTGAGGAGTCTGACGTATTACCGTTCAACATTGATTGGATAAAAAATTGTCGAG GCCAGTCGAAAGTCGTACTAAAACCAAAAACAACAGAGGAAGTTTCACAAATTCTGTCTTACTGCAATGACAGGAAGTTAGCTGTGTGTCCCCAAGGCGGGAACACGGGCCTCGTGGGAGGCTCTGTGCCCgtttttgatgaaattattttaaatctcagCTCTATGAACAAAATCATAAGTTTAGATGAAATATCCg GTGCACTTGTATGTGAAGCCGGGTGTATCTTAGAGAATCTAGACAATTATGTTCGTGACCGCAATTTAGTAATGCCACTCGACCTTGGAGCCAAGGGGTCATGTCATATCGGGGGAAATGTGAGCACAAACGCTGGTGGCTTACGATTGTTGAGATATGGGAATCTACATGGTTCCATACTGGGAATCGAAGCT GTAAAAGCAGATGGTACAGTAATAGATTGTCTACGGACCCTGAAGAAAGATAACACGGGGTACCACTTGAAGCACCTATTCATAGGTTCTGAAGGCACTCTTGGTGTGGTCACGAAGGTAGCTGTTCACTGCCCAGCGGTACCTAAGGCCGTATCCCTTGGATACTTtg GTGTCAACTCCTTTGAAGATGTATTGGAGTTATATAAAAGCGCAAAGGAATCCCTTGGTGAGATATTGTCTGCGTTCGAAATGGCGGACAACGAGGCAATCAGTTCGACTGTGGAAAATTGTAAAGTTTC GAATCCTTTAGAAGATTACCCATTCTATGTGCTTATAGAAACAAGTGGTAGTGATGAAAATCATGATGACGAGAAATTGAATCGATTTTTATCTAAAGAAATGGAAAGCGGTAAAATTGTAGACGGGACTATTACTTCGGAACCCGCGAAAATGAAG AATATATGGAACATTAGAGAAAGCATACCTGGCGCGGGTTTACTTGATGGTTACGTGTTCAAATACGACATTTCTATCCCGCTAAAGAACTACTACGATATCGTGTTATTACTGCGCAAGCGCATGGGTAATAAGATCACGCGAGTGTACGGCTATGGGCACATTG AATATTCAAAAGAAATCTGTGACATGCTGGAACCCTACATATTCGAGGAAGTAGCCAAGGTCAAGGGATCTATTAGTGCTGAACATGGTGTTGGTTTCCGTAAACCACAATTTATACATTACAGCAAAGATGAAACGGCATTGCAACTTATGAGGGAATTAAAGCAATGTATGGATCCTAATGGCATTCTTAACCCGTATAAGGTGTTGCCAGATAACTAA
- the LOC123706726 gene encoding polyadenylate-binding protein-interacting protein 1 isoform X2: protein MSLNQDVGSRGRGRGWQQPDNPPKELRRPKAVPDETKEAPKSTLSAEAKEWYPPNYVPQAPASYTPDDSQYRVQKFSVQNRLRQAQDQNPYNLNEMSQYLDEAENMDLREHIGYLITVMCEITFDPGKFDILCGSIVDMFASTLHNAAYTRALVEAIVNQSIAESNFRYNGARLCSMYDSVATPEESTFRACLLERCSTEENKIISGVETSEENMRGFAMFLAEIYTQLEDSQGGRIKTLGESLCKVLLHLLDTDKETNIKAVCQLLKLSGIALDADCPGGINAAFERLKRRAQLPSVRGVLALRATRWGLAENDPTPPLEDPRRRLNGLMTQEGGYLADGYTLTPEECAFMQNNLPNNKTAALEEDILEELDGDGWGTGMDAEMREGFLEFLKHSNQIKR, encoded by the exons ATGAGCTTAAACCAGGATGTCGGTTCGAGGGGAAGAGGTCGCGGTTGGCAGCAACCCGATAATCCTCCAAAGGAGTTGCGTCGTCCTAAAGCTGTACCTGATGAAACAAAAG AAGCTCCGAAATCAACTCTATCTGCAGAGGCAAAGGAATGGTATCCTCCAAACTATGTACCCCAAGCACCTGCAAGCTACACACCAGATGATAGCCAGTATAGAGTGCAAAAGTTTTCAGTGCAGAATCGACTCCGCCAAGCACAAGACCAGAACCCATACAACTTGAATGAAATGTCGCAATATTTAGATGAAGCAGAGAATATGGACTTAAGG GAGCACATTGGTTACCTAATCACCGTAATGTGTGAGATAACATTTGACCCTGGTAAATTTGACATTCTCTGCGGCTCCATAGTGGACATGTTTGCGTCCACATTACATAATGCTGCTTACACAAGGGCCCTTGTTGAAGCTATTGTGAATCAG TCAATCGCCGAGTCGAACTTCCGTTACAACGGCGCTCGACTATGTTCAATGTACGATTCGGTTGCTACACCAGAGGAATCGACCTTCCGAGCATGCCTTCTCGAGCGCTGTTCCACAGAAGAGAACAAGATTATCAGCGGAGTGGAAACCTCGGAGGAGAACATGCGGGGATTCGCCATGTTCCTGGCCGAGATTTATACACAGCTGGAAGATAGTCAG GGTGGACGAATTAAGACGTTAGGTGAAAGTCTCTGTAAGGTGTTGTTACATCTTTTGGACACGGACAAAGAGACGAATATCAAAGCTGTGTGCCAGTTATTgaag tTATCAGGCATAGCCCTGGACGCGGATTGTCCAGGGGGAATTAACGCGGCCTTCGAGCGTTTGAAGCGACGCGCGCAATTGCCCAGTGTACGAGGCGTGCTCGCTTTGCGCGCTACTCGGTGGGGATTGGCGGAAAATGATCCAACACCGCCTCTAGAAGATCCACGTAGGAGACTAA ACGGCTTAATGACTCAGGAAGGCGGTTATCTGGCTGATGGGTACACCCTGACGCCGGAGGAATGCGCCTTCATGCAGAACAACCTGCCCAACAACAAGACGGCGGCATTGGAGGAAGACATACT tgaGGAATTAGATGGTGACGGTTGGGGCACTGGAATGGACGCAGAAATGCGTGAAGGCTTCCTTGAGTTTCTTAAGCACTCGAACCAGATTAAGCGATAA
- the LOC123706726 gene encoding polyadenylate-binding protein-interacting protein 1 isoform X1 — MSLNQDVGSRGRGRGWQQPDNPPKELRRPKAVPDETKVEAPKSTLSAEAKEWYPPNYVPQAPASYTPDDSQYRVQKFSVQNRLRQAQDQNPYNLNEMSQYLDEAENMDLREHIGYLITVMCEITFDPGKFDILCGSIVDMFASTLHNAAYTRALVEAIVNQSIAESNFRYNGARLCSMYDSVATPEESTFRACLLERCSTEENKIISGVETSEENMRGFAMFLAEIYTQLEDSQGGRIKTLGESLCKVLLHLLDTDKETNIKAVCQLLKLSGIALDADCPGGINAAFERLKRRAQLPSVRGVLALRATRWGLAENDPTPPLEDPRRRLNGLMTQEGGYLADGYTLTPEECAFMQNNLPNNKTAALEEDILEELDGDGWGTGMDAEMREGFLEFLKHSNQIKR; from the exons ATGAGCTTAAACCAGGATGTCGGTTCGAGGGGAAGAGGTCGCGGTTGGCAGCAACCCGATAATCCTCCAAAGGAGTTGCGTCGTCCTAAAGCTGTACCTGATGAAACAAAAG TAGAAGCTCCGAAATCAACTCTATCTGCAGAGGCAAAGGAATGGTATCCTCCAAACTATGTACCCCAAGCACCTGCAAGCTACACACCAGATGATAGCCAGTATAGAGTGCAAAAGTTTTCAGTGCAGAATCGACTCCGCCAAGCACAAGACCAGAACCCATACAACTTGAATGAAATGTCGCAATATTTAGATGAAGCAGAGAATATGGACTTAAGG GAGCACATTGGTTACCTAATCACCGTAATGTGTGAGATAACATTTGACCCTGGTAAATTTGACATTCTCTGCGGCTCCATAGTGGACATGTTTGCGTCCACATTACATAATGCTGCTTACACAAGGGCCCTTGTTGAAGCTATTGTGAATCAG TCAATCGCCGAGTCGAACTTCCGTTACAACGGCGCTCGACTATGTTCAATGTACGATTCGGTTGCTACACCAGAGGAATCGACCTTCCGAGCATGCCTTCTCGAGCGCTGTTCCACAGAAGAGAACAAGATTATCAGCGGAGTGGAAACCTCGGAGGAGAACATGCGGGGATTCGCCATGTTCCTGGCCGAGATTTATACACAGCTGGAAGATAGTCAG GGTGGACGAATTAAGACGTTAGGTGAAAGTCTCTGTAAGGTGTTGTTACATCTTTTGGACACGGACAAAGAGACGAATATCAAAGCTGTGTGCCAGTTATTgaag tTATCAGGCATAGCCCTGGACGCGGATTGTCCAGGGGGAATTAACGCGGCCTTCGAGCGTTTGAAGCGACGCGCGCAATTGCCCAGTGTACGAGGCGTGCTCGCTTTGCGCGCTACTCGGTGGGGATTGGCGGAAAATGATCCAACACCGCCTCTAGAAGATCCACGTAGGAGACTAA ACGGCTTAATGACTCAGGAAGGCGGTTATCTGGCTGATGGGTACACCCTGACGCCGGAGGAATGCGCCTTCATGCAGAACAACCTGCCCAACAACAAGACGGCGGCATTGGAGGAAGACATACT tgaGGAATTAGATGGTGACGGTTGGGGCACTGGAATGGACGCAGAAATGCGTGAAGGCTTCCTTGAGTTTCTTAAGCACTCGAACCAGATTAAGCGATAA
- the LOC123707657 gene encoding ribosome biogenesis protein BRX1 homolog produces MGKIKVKKNKPKVPQLQDPKKDDNMVVLPPVRMSDDPTPKQIKWINRQRILVFAARGINHRHRHLMEDLKKLMPHHKTESKMERSKNLYVVNEISEMKNCNKCILFEGRKMRDLYLWMSNIPNGPSVKFLVENIYTMGELKMTGNCLRGSRPLLSFDPQFTKDPHYSLLKELLIQIFGVPKHHPKSQPFFDHVYTFMILDNRIWFRNYQILSEDGALAEIGPRFVLNPVKIFSGSFGGATLWENPKYISPAKLRQAFAKKAGNKYEKRIEQKVLHEATKPETGYPDIEDAAFFKGDPLKKAEHVVVKEETQDAEMKDDVEKENDESPKKPLSMKLKKPKTKPDMAIRRKQLKAKSKKISDQIKKRKQFKKKPVKPKK; encoded by the exons atgggtaaaattaaggtaaagaaaaacaaaccaAAGGTGCCTCAGTTACAAGACCCCAAAAAGGATGATAACATGGTGGTGTTACCACCGGTACGAATGTCTGATGACCCTACGCCTAAACAG ATTAAATGGATTAACAGGCAACGAATCTTGGTATTTGCTGCGCGTGGCATTAATCACAGACATCGTCATTTAATGGAAGATTTAAAGAAACTAATGCCTCACCATAAAACAGAATCCAAAATGGAAAGGAGCAAAAACTTATATGTGGTTAATGAAATCAGTGAAATGAAAAATTGCaacaaatgtatattgtttgaAGGAAGAAAAATGAGAGATTTGTATCTTTGGATGTCTAACATTCCCAATGGACCCAGTGTTAAGTTTTTAGTTGAAAATA TTTACACAATGGGAGAACTAAAAATGACTGGTAATTGTCTAAGAGGATCAAGGCCCCTATTATCATTTGATCCCCAGTTCACTAAGGACCCACATTATTCTCTATTAAAAGAATtactaattcaaatatttggtGTACCAAAACATCATCCAAAGAGTCAGCCATTCTTTGACCATGTCTATACCTTCATGATACTCGATAATAGAATCTGGTTCAgaaattatcaaatattgtCTGAGGATGGTGCATTAGCAGAAATTGGACCTAGATTCGTTTTAAATCCT GTAAAGATATTCTCTGGCTCTTTTGGTGGTGCTACACTTTGGGAAAATCCTAAATATATAAGTCCAGCTAAATTGAGACAAGCATTTGCTAAAAAAGCTGGCAACAAATATGAAAAGCGAATTGAACAGAAAGTTCTTCATGAAGCAACAAAACCAGAAACTGGATATCCAGATATTGAAGATGCGGCCTTCTTCAAAGGTGATCCATTGAAAAAGGCAGAACATGTGGTTGTAAAAG AGGAAACCCAAGATGCAGAAATGAAAGATGATGTGGAAAAAGAAAATGATGAATCACCTAAAAAACCTTTATCCATGAAATTGAAGAAACCCAAAACTAAACCAGACATGGCAATTCGACGCAAACAACTAAAGgccaaaagtaaaaaaatatctgaccAGATAAAGAAAAGGAAgcaatttaagaaaaaacctgttaaacctaaaaaataa
- the LOC123706727 gene encoding iron-sulfur cluster assembly 1 homolog, mitochondrial — translation MATKTIASATVRAVKKRVLPSRAALVLTQSAVQKVREIMAKEDAKGFIGLKVGVRQRGCNGLSYTLDYAKEKGKLDEEVKQDGVTIIIDRKAQLTLLGTEMDFVEDKLSSEFVFNNPNIKGTCGCGESFSI, via the exons ATGGCCACTAAAACAATAGCAAGTGCAACGGTCAGAGCTGTAAAGAAACGCGTTCTACCTTCACGAGCTGCTCTAGTCCTAACTCAGTCAGCTGTTCAGAAAGTAAGAGAAATTATGGCAAAAGAAGATGCGAAGGGTTTCATAGGATTAAAAGTAGGAGTACGTCAAAGAGGTTGCAATGGATTATCATACACATTAGATTATGCTAAAGAAAAGGGCAAGCTTGATGAAGAAGTAAAGCAGGATGGGGTGACTATTATAATTGATAGAAAGGCACAGTTGACTTTATTAG GTACTGAAATGGATTTTGTGGAAGACAAATTATCGTCAGAGTTTGTATTCAATAATCCAAATATCAAAGGCACCTGCGGTTGTGGAGAAtcttttagtatataa